CGCCTCCCGGGTGAGGCAGCGCATCCCGGACAGCGGCTGCGTCGGCGTCCACCCGGTCATCGACTGGATGGCCCGGCGGGCGGCGCCGACCACGATGCCGCGGCCACCGGCACCGGGCTGCGGCGGCAGCAGGGCGATCGAGACGTCGGCGGTGCCCTCGAGCACCGGCGGCACCAGGGGCGCGGTGTTCACGGCGGTGTCGCCGAGGTCCCCGTCGATGAAGAGCAGCAGGCGCGGCGGCCGGTCGGGGGCGTCCCGCATCGCGACGACGGCGGCGCCGGTCTCCATCGCGGACGCCTTGCCGCGGTTGTGCGAGTGCCGGACGACGACCGCGCCGGCCTCCCGGGCGACGTGCTGCGTGTTGTCCTCGGAGCCGTCGTCGACGACGAGCACGAGGTCGACGTGCGGGATCGCCCGCGCGGAGCGGACCGTCGCGGCGATCCGGCGGGACTCGTCCTTCGCGGGGATGACGACCGCGACGCGCTGGCGGGAGCGCCCGGTGCGGGTGGTCGTCGTGGGGGTGTCGATCGGGGCCGTCGGCTGCGGCAGGTGACGGCGGGGCTTGCGCCCTGCCGGGGGCGTCGGGGCCGCGTCCGCGTCGGCGGTCGACGCGTCGGGGGCCGCTCCGGACCCGGCGTCGTCGGGGGCGTCGGTGGCGCCCGCGGGCTCAGGGGCAGGACCGTCGGCGACCGGTCGTCCCTCGGTCCTGTCCTGCGCCTCGCCCGTCACCCGAGACAGCCTAACGATCCGGCACGTCCTCGACCCCTTCCGGGCCCCGGACACGCGGAGGCTGCACAGGACGGTCACACCGGCGGCCCGGCCTCGCCACCAGCGGCTCGGCCCGGGCACGCGGACCGGAGGCGGGGAGGTCCGGGGGCCGCGGACGGCGAGGGCCGGGCCGGGACGTCGCCCGGCCCGGCCCCCGCCGGTGCTGTGGTCCGCGTCAGCGCAGCGTGACCTGCCGGGCGACGATGCCGGCGCGCGCACGGCGGGCGTTCGCGTCGAGCGGCTCGGTGTCCGCGATCGCCGCCTCGAACACGGGCGCGAACGCGGCGAGCGGCGCCTCGACGTCCGCCGCCTCCGACCCGCGCGCGAGCTCCCACACCGGGACGACGAGGCCGTTGGAGCGGAAGTAGCCGATGAACTTCGCACCGTCGAAGCCCGACTCGCGGCGCCCGTGCAGGCGGGCGAGGCCGTCGATGACCTGCTGCTCGTCGTGCGGCTGCGCCCAGCGCAGGTACTCGCGGGCGCCCATGCGGACCCAGTACGCCGCCTCGACGCCCGGCACCTTGTGCGTGTCGACGACGCCGGCGTCGGCCTCCTCGACGGCCGCCTTCAGCTCGGGCGTCATCTCGGTGTCCGGCGCGATCCAGTAGCCGAAGCCGTCCTCGACGGTGACCTCGAACGGCACCGTCAGGTCCAGCACGTCCTGCAGGCGCGGGCCGGGGCCGGGCAGGCCGGACTGCTGGACGGCCGTGCCGGGCTCGGCGTCGAGCGCCTCGAGCAGCGCGGCGGCGAGGTCGCGGCTGGCGTCGCCCGAGCCCCCGACGGTCTGGAGCGCGAGCAGGACCACGCCGTCGGCGCGGTGCAGCGCGGACCACCCGGACGGCAGGACCGTGGTGACCACCACGTCGCGCGCCCCGTGCTCGGCGACGGTCCGGGCGGTGGCGGTCGCGGCGGGCACGAGCTCGCGCAGGGCGACCCAGTCGGGCTCCCCGGGGAGACCCTCGAACGGGCGCAGGACGAACTCGACGTCGGATGCTGAGGCCATGCCCCCAGGCTACCGGCCGGGACGCCCGCGTCCGGTTGTCCACAGGTTCCCGTCCGGCCCGCCGCGGCGCGCGCTTCGGTGGCAGGATCGACGGCATGGACCCCCGCGCCGGAACCCCCGCCCAGCCCTCCGACCTGGTCGACGTCGACGCGATGCTCGCGGCGTACCACGACCGCCGCCCCGACCTGGACGACCCCGCCCAGCGGGTGGTGTTCGGCACGAGCGGCCACCGCGGGTCCAGCCTCGACGGCGCGTTCAACGAGGCGCACATCGTCGCGATCACGGCGGCGATCGTCGAGTACCGCCGCGGGCAGGGGACGGACGGCCCGCTGTTCATCGGGCGCGACACGCACGGGCTCTCGCTGCCGGCGTGGCGGACGGCGCTCGAGGTCCTCGCGGCCGCGGGCGTCGAGGTCCGGGTGGACGCGCGCGACTCCTGGACGCCGACGCCGGCCGTCTCCCACGCGATCCTGCTCCACAACGGGGCCGCGACCTCGGAGGGCGTGCGGGCCAGCGGGCCCGGCCTCGCCGACGGCATCGTGGTGACCCCCTCGCACAACCCGCCCCGCGACGGCGGCTTCAAGTACAACCCGCCGCACGGCGGCCCGGCCGGCTCCGACGCGACCTCGTGGATCGCGGACCGCGCCAACGAGCTGCTCGCGCAGGGCGTCGACCGGGTGCCGCGCGTCAGCGTGGACGCCGCGCTCGCCGCCGACACCACCCGCAAGCACGACTTCCTCGGCGCGTACGTCGACGACCTGGTGCACGTGGTCGACCTGGACGCCATCCGGTCGGCCGGCGTGCGGATCGGCGCCGACCCGCTCGGCGGGGCGTCCGTCGAGTACTGGGGGGCGATCGCGGAGCGCTACGGCCTCGACCTCACGGTCGTGAACCCGCGCGTCGACCCGCAGTGGTCGTTCATGACGCTCGACTGGGACGGCAAGATCCGGATGGACTGCTCGTCGCCGTCCGCCATGGCGTCGCTCGTCACGGCGATGGGTGCCGACGCGCCGTTCGACATCGCCACCGGCAACGACGCCGACTCCGACCGCCACGGCATCGTCACGCCGGACGCCGGGCTCATGAACCCGAACCACTACCTCGCGGTGGCGATCCGCTACCTGTACTCCGGCGCCCGGCCCGGCTGGCCCGGCGACGCCGCGATCGGCAAGACCCTCGTGTCCTCGTCGCTCATCGACCGGGTGGCGGGCAGCCTCGGACGCCGCCTGCTCGAGGTGCCCGTGGGCTTCAAGTGGTTCGTGCCGGGGCTGCTCGACGGCTCCGTGGGCTTCGGGGGCGAGGAGTCGGCCGGCGCGTCGTTCCTGCGCACCGACGGCTCGGTGTGGACGACCGACAAGGACGGGATCATCCTCGCGCTGCTGGCCTCCGAGATCCTCGCCACCACCGGCAGGACGCCGTCGCAGCACCACGCGGAGCTCGTCGGGGAGTTCGGCGAGTCCTGGTACGCGCGGGTCGACGCCCCGGCGACGCTCGAGCAGAAGGCCACGCTCGGTCGGCTCTCGCCCGAGCAGGTGACGGCGACGACGCTCGCCGGCGAGGACATCACGGCCAAGCTCACGCAGGCCCCCGGCAACGGGGCGGCCATCGGCGGGCTGAAGGTGACCACCGAGAACGCCTGGTTCGCCGCGCGCCCCTCCGGGACGGAGAACGTCTACAAGATCTACGCGGAGTCGTTCGTCAGCCCCGAGCACCTCGCGCAGGTCCAGGAGGCCGCGAAGGACGTCGTCTCGGACGCGCTCGGCTGAGCGCGCGCCTCGCCGCCGGCGGGCCTAGCGTGGGCCGCCCGGCGGTGCCGGTGCCCGCCTCCGCGGCGACGTGGCCGGCGACGGCCGGTGACCGCTCGCGGCGGCCCGCACCGGGTCGCGACCGAGCGAAGGAGCACGCGATGAGCGAGTCCAGCACCCCCGTCCCCGACGACGCACCGGACGCCGTCACCGACCCCGACGTGGACGCCGTCCGCGACGAGGAGATCAGCGACGAGGAGGTCGCGCGGTCGATGCCGGACGCCGGCACGAGCGACGCCGACCCCGGCTCGTTCCTCAACCCCTGACCGCGGCGGCTCGGCGCGCGGGGACGCGCACCGGGCGGTAGACCGGAGGCCATGACGCAGACCCCCGGACCCGGCGCCGTCCTGTTCGACGTCGACGGCACGCTCGTCGACTCCAACTACCTGCACGTGCACGCCTGGGTCCAGGCGTTCGCCGCCGCCGACCACCCGGTCGACGCCTGGCGTGTGCACCGGCGGATCGGCATGGGCTCCGGGCGGCTGCTGCGCGAGCTGCTCGGCGACGACACCGAGGCGCTGGCCGACCGGGTGAAGCAGGAGCACACCGCCCGGTACGCGGACCTCGCCGGGCTGCTCCGGCCGTTCGACGGTGCCCGCGAGCTCGTCCGGGACCTCGCGGACCGCGGGGCCCGGGTGGTGCTCGCGACCTCCGCGGCACCCGAGGAGGTCGAGCGGCTGCGCGAGGTGCTCGACGTCGACGACCTCGTGCAGGTCACGGCCTCGCAGGACGTCGAGGAGGCCAAGCCCGAGCCGGAGCTGGTCGAGGTGGCCCTCGAGCGTGCAGGCGTCCCCGCCGACCGGGCGGTCTTCGTCGGCGACTCGGTGTGGGACGTGCAGGCGGCCGTCCGCGCGGGTGTGCCGTGCGTGGCCGTCCGCAGCGGCGGCACCTCCGCGGCCGAGCTGACCGAGGCGGGCGCCGTGGCCGTGCACGACGACGTGGCCGAGGTGCTGCGCGACCTCGACGCGAGCGCCCTGGCGGCCGTCCTGCGCTGAGGCCGGCCCCGCCTCAGTCCCCGGTGCCGGCGACCAGGTCCGCGTAGTCCGGGTGCTCGGCGACGAACGCCCGCACGAACGGGCACGCCGGTTCGATCCGGTCGCCCGAGGCACGGACCAGGTCGAGGGCGGACCGGACGAGCGTGGAGCCGATCCCGTGCCCCTCCTGCCGGGGGTCGACCTCGGTGTGCGTGAACACCACGACGCCGGGCCTGCGCTCGTACTCCGCGACACCCAGTACCGCACCGTCGGTGCCCACCGCCTCGAACCGCTGCCGCTCCGGCACGTCCCGCACGTCCACGTCCGCCATCCCGCGAGTATGCGTCACCCGGGCCGCGCCCTCCACGGCGCCCCGTGTCACCCGCTGGTGGGACACTGTGCACGTGCTGGGGACCTACCGTGACGTGCTGGACCGGCCCGGTGCCCTGGCGTTCTCCGGTGCCGGCGTCATCGCCCGGCTCCCGATGTCCATGGTGGGCATCGGCATCATCCTGATGATCGAGTCCCTGCACGGCTCGTACCGGCTGGCGGGTGCCGTCTCCGCCGCGTACGTGCTCGCGCAGGCGGTGTGCTCCCCGCAGCTCGCCCGCCTCGTCGACCAGCACGGCCAGGCGCGCGTCATGCGCCCCGCGCTCACCGTCTCCGCGGTCGCGCTCGTCTCCCTCGTGCTCTGCGCGACGCTCGACGCGCCGGTGTGGACGCTCTACGCGACCGCCGTGCTCGTCGGCGCCACCATCGGCTCGTTCGGTGCGCTCGTCCGGGCCCGGTGGTCCCACGTGCTGTCGGACCCGCGCGCGCTGCACACCGCGTACTCGCTGGAGTCCGCGCTCGACGAGCTGGTGTTCGTGGTCGGCCCGATCCTCGCGACGACGCTGGCGACCGCGGTCGCCCCGGCGGCGGGCCTCGTCGTGCCGGTCGTCGGGATGGTGCTCGGCGGGTACTGGTTCCTCGCGCAGCGCCGCACCGAGCCGCCGCCGTCCGGCCCGCGCCCCGCAGGACCGGACGGCGCGCCCGTGCGTCGCGTGTCCGTCATGCGCTCCGGCGGCATGGTGGTGCTCGCCGTCGTGTTCGTCGCGATGGGGTCGATCTTCGGGGCGACCGACGTGAGCACCGTGGCGTTCGCGGAGGAGGCGGGACGGCAGGCGCTGGCGGGCGTGGTGCTCGCGGTGTTCGCCTGCGGCTCGATGATCTCCGGCCTGCTCTACGGCGCACGGCACTGGGTGACGCCCCTGTGGCGCCGGTTCGCGATCGGGATGGTCGCGCTGGCCCTCGGGGTGTCGCTGTTCGTCCTCGTGAGCTCGATGACGATGCTCGGCGTCGTCATGTTCGTCGTGGGCTTCGCGATCGCGCCGACGCTCGTGAACGGCAACGCGCTGGTCCAGCACTTCGTGGCCCGCGAGCGGCTCACGGAGGGGCTGACCTGGGTCGGCACCTCGCTCGGCGTCGGCGTCTCGCTGGGGTCCTGGGTCGCGGGGTCCATGATCGACCGGCAGGGGTCGCACGGCGGCTACCTGGTGGTCGTCGGGTCGGCGGCGCTCGCCGTGGTGGCGGTGCTCGCCTCGCTGCGCACCCTGCGGGCCGGCAACCAGGACCCGCGGGTGCCGGCCGGCGCGGGGCCGGACGACGAGGGCGGCACCTCCGAGGGCGGCACCTCCGAGGGCGGCACCTCCGAGGGCGGCACGTCCGAGGGCGGCACCGCGCCCGGGGCCGGCGCACGGGCCGCCGCGAGCGACGAGGACACGGTCGACGCGTCGGCAGCGCCCGCGGGCGGCACCGCAGCGCATGCCGTGACGCCGGTCGCCGCCGACGACGCCCCCCGGCGGGCCGGCGGCTCGACGCTCCCCGTGCCGATGGACGTCCCCGGGTCGGAGCGGCTGACGCCCGCGGCCGACGACACGCCCGCGGGCTGACCGCCCGCCGGGGCGTCCCCCTCGGCGTCCGTCAGCGCAGGACGCGCGGCTGCTCGTCCTGCGCACCCTGCCCGGACCGGCGCCGCTCGGCGAAGATCCCGAGCACCA
This is a stretch of genomic DNA from Cellulomonas sp. ES6. It encodes these proteins:
- a CDS encoding glycosyltransferase family 2 protein → MDTPTTTTRTGRSRQRVAVVIPAKDESRRIAATVRSARAIPHVDLVLVVDDGSEDNTQHVAREAGAVVVRHSHNRGKASAMETGAAVVAMRDAPDRPPRLLLFIDGDLGDTAVNTAPLVPPVLEGTADVSIALLPPQPGAGGRGIVVGAARRAIQSMTGWTPTQPLSGMRCLTREAFEAATPLARGWGVETGMTIDLLRKGFVAVEVPCDLRHRPSGSDLRGQMHRAAQYRDVQLAVAARRLRTFASPRRAKG
- a CDS encoding DUF5926 family protein, which codes for MASASDVEFVLRPFEGLPGEPDWVALRELVPAATATARTVAEHGARDVVVTTVLPSGWSALHRADGVVLLALQTVGGSGDASRDLAAALLEALDAEPGTAVQQSGLPGPGPRLQDVLDLTVPFEVTVEDGFGYWIAPDTEMTPELKAAVEEADAGVVDTHKVPGVEAAYWVRMGAREYLRWAQPHDEQQVIDGLARLHGRRESGFDGAKFIGYFRSNGLVVPVWELARGSEAADVEAPLAAFAPVFEAAIADTEPLDANARRARAGIVARQVTLR
- the pgm gene encoding phosphoglucomutase (alpha-D-glucose-1,6-bisphosphate-dependent); this encodes MDPRAGTPAQPSDLVDVDAMLAAYHDRRPDLDDPAQRVVFGTSGHRGSSLDGAFNEAHIVAITAAIVEYRRGQGTDGPLFIGRDTHGLSLPAWRTALEVLAAAGVEVRVDARDSWTPTPAVSHAILLHNGAATSEGVRASGPGLADGIVVTPSHNPPRDGGFKYNPPHGGPAGSDATSWIADRANELLAQGVDRVPRVSVDAALAADTTRKHDFLGAYVDDLVHVVDLDAIRSAGVRIGADPLGGASVEYWGAIAERYGLDLTVVNPRVDPQWSFMTLDWDGKIRMDCSSPSAMASLVTAMGADAPFDIATGNDADSDRHGIVTPDAGLMNPNHYLAVAIRYLYSGARPGWPGDAAIGKTLVSSSLIDRVAGSLGRRLLEVPVGFKWFVPGLLDGSVGFGGEESAGASFLRTDGSVWTTDKDGIILALLASEILATTGRTPSQHHAELVGEFGESWYARVDAPATLEQKATLGRLSPEQVTATTLAGEDITAKLTQAPGNGAAIGGLKVTTENAWFAARPSGTENVYKIYAESFVSPEHLAQVQEAAKDVVSDALG
- a CDS encoding HAD family hydrolase; its protein translation is MTQTPGPGAVLFDVDGTLVDSNYLHVHAWVQAFAAADHPVDAWRVHRRIGMGSGRLLRELLGDDTEALADRVKQEHTARYADLAGLLRPFDGARELVRDLADRGARVVLATSAAPEEVERLREVLDVDDLVQVTASQDVEEAKPEPELVEVALERAGVPADRAVFVGDSVWDVQAAVRAGVPCVAVRSGGTSAAELTEAGAVAVHDDVAEVLRDLDASALAAVLR
- a CDS encoding GNAT family N-acetyltransferase; the protein is MADVDVRDVPERQRFEAVGTDGAVLGVAEYERRPGVVVFTHTEVDPRQEGHGIGSTLVRSALDLVRASGDRIEPACPFVRAFVAEHPDYADLVAGTGD
- a CDS encoding MFS transporter; this encodes MLGTYRDVLDRPGALAFSGAGVIARLPMSMVGIGIILMIESLHGSYRLAGAVSAAYVLAQAVCSPQLARLVDQHGQARVMRPALTVSAVALVSLVLCATLDAPVWTLYATAVLVGATIGSFGALVRARWSHVLSDPRALHTAYSLESALDELVFVVGPILATTLATAVAPAAGLVVPVVGMVLGGYWFLAQRRTEPPPSGPRPAGPDGAPVRRVSVMRSGGMVVLAVVFVAMGSIFGATDVSTVAFAEEAGRQALAGVVLAVFACGSMISGLLYGARHWVTPLWRRFAIGMVALALGVSLFVLVSSMTMLGVVMFVVGFAIAPTLVNGNALVQHFVARERLTEGLTWVGTSLGVGVSLGSWVAGSMIDRQGSHGGYLVVVGSAALAVVAVLASLRTLRAGNQDPRVPAGAGPDDEGGTSEGGTSEGGTSEGGTSEGGTAPGAGARAAASDEDTVDASAAPAGGTAAHAVTPVAADDAPRRAGGSTLPVPMDVPGSERLTPAADDTPAG